The Corvus hawaiiensis isolate bCorHaw1 chromosome 34 unlocalized genomic scaffold, bCorHaw1.pri.cur SUPER_34e, whole genome shotgun sequence genome segment gggcgggggacACCCCAAGAGATCGGGGGGTCCTGAGAAGTCCGGGGGAACGCGGCAGCTCCGGCAGCCCCCATTTGGGGGGGCCGCAGGTGACCCCCTGCCTCCGCAGCCCCCCCTGTACCAGGACGCCGTGGCCCGCCGGGCCCTGCGGCCCACCTTGCTCAGGTGAGTGCTGGCGGCCGCTCCGCTTCTGGGGACGGGGGGGCCGGGCAGGGTCCCTTCCCTGGCGGTGCCTGCCCTGTACCCAGGAGCGTCTCGGTGCCGGCCgagccccccgcgccccccgccatGGAGGTCACCTACGCCGTGGTCAACAAGCCCCgccgggggggcggggccgcgggacGAGGCCCCTCCCCATTGGACCGAGaccacgcccccttcgcacgaGACTCCGCCCCCTCGGGCACGTGCTCGCTCCCGGGCAGCCCCGTGCgccgcccctcccccagcccggcAGGTGAgtgggggtctgggggggggggggtcccaggggtcccCAGGACAGAGGGGTCTGACCCTGAttaccccccacccccccaggcTCCCC includes the following:
- the LOC125320773 gene encoding tyrosine-protein phosphatase non-receptor type 18-like isoform X1, whose amino-acid sequence is MAPPPPPGHLSLARGVQPPLYQDAVARRALRPTLLRSVSVPAEPPAPPAMEVTYAVVNKPRRGGGAAGRGPSPLDRDHAPFARDSAPSGTCSLPGSPVRRPSPSPAGSPRPTDGAYEVVTPPAEPPPADPGSGPCLGFNFRIGKPKGPRDPPAEWSRV
- the LOC125320773 gene encoding tyrosine-protein phosphatase non-receptor type 18-like isoform X2 — its product is MAPPPPPGHLSLARGVQPPLYQDAVARRALRPTLLRSVSVPAEPPAPPAMEVTYAVVNKPRRGGGAAGRGPSPLDRDHAPFARDSAPSGTCSLPGSPVRRPSPSPAGFNFRIGKPKGPRDPPAEWSRV